The Enterobacter huaxiensis sequence TCGGTGACGTCACGGTACGCCTTATCTTCAATCTGCTGTTTTGAAATCACAGAGATGGAGGCGGGGGCATTCTGAATTTTTTGTTCAAAACCCGTTGCGGTGACGACAACGGTGTCCTGATCGGCTGCGTAAGCAAGCGGGGGGAGAGTGGCGACGCCAACGGCGATCGCGAGAGCCTTAACGCGAGGTATAGTCATTTGTACATTCCGTATAAAAATGAAAAAACTCCATCGGGATAACCCTGAGAACTGTATGTATTTGTCTTGTAAGAACTCTTTGTGATGGAGAAGAGCCTGGAATTGTACAAAAGAATGTAGAATTGTAAACACAAATGATAATTGAAATCATTTGTGTTTGATTAAAGCGTAAGGAAAATATTCTGGATTCAAGAGGATAGGATTATGTAAATCAGGGAAGGGGATAAGCCCGGCAGGCGTGATGCTGCCGGACAAAAAGGAGCTTATGTGAACAAATGCTCCGCATGGAAGCGGAGATGATCCTCAATAAAGGACGCCATAAGGTAATAGCTGTGGTCATATCCCGGCTGAATGCGCAGCGTCAGCGGCCAGTCCTTCTGGCGCGCGGCTTCCGCAAACACCGCGGGCTGTAGCTGCCCGGCAAGGAACTGATCCGCATCACCCTGATCGATAAGCGTAGGGATCGCCTCCCCCGCGCGGCTTGCCAGCAGCAGCGCGCAGCTGTCCCATTCCTGCCATTTTTCAACGTCTTCACCCAGGTAATGGGTAAAGGCTTTCTGGCCCCACGGCACCTGCGTCGGGTTCACAATCGGCGCAAACGCCGACACGCTGGTATATTTCCCTGGGTTTTTCAGCGCCATGATTAATGCGCCATGTCCGCCCATGGAGTGTCCGCTGATGGCGCAGCGGTCGCTCACCGCAAACTCCGCCTGAATCAGCGCAGGCATCTCGTCGCGGATATAGTCATACATGCGGTAGTGGCTCGCCCACGGCTGCTCGGTGGCGTTGAGATAAAACCCTGCGCCTTTGCCCAGATCGTATCCGGCATCGTCAGCCACATCGTCACCGCGCGGGCTGGTGTCGGGCATCACCAGCGCAATGCCGAGCGCGGCTGCAATGCGCTGCGCGCCTGCTTTGGTGGTGAAGTTCTCGTCGCTGCAGGTCAATCCAGACAGCCAGAACAGTACCGGCGGCTTAACGCCCGCCTCGGTTGGCGGCAGGAAAATGCTGAACGTCATGGAACAGTTCAGTGCGGTGGAGTTGTGCCGCCAGCGCTGCTGTCGACCTTCAAAACAACGATGCTCTTCGAGCAGTTCCATGCAGGGCTCCTTAATGAGGATACATATTCATAAAATCCATAATACAGAGTTTTCATTGACCTGTGAGCAACTTTCACTTTCCCCTCGCGGCCAGATGCTGCATCATAAATTTACTTTTCTTTAACAATTGGAGCGATCATGGCGCTGCGTATCGCGCTCAGCGGATTTGTGGTTCTGGGGGTGGCAATGGGGATAGGGCGCTTTGCCTTCACGCCCCAGGTGCCGCTGATGATTGCCGCCGGGCAACTGACGCTGACCAGCGCGGGTCTGGTGGCGGCGATGAACTATCTGGGCTACCTGGTGGGGGCCTGGGATGCCATGCGCGCGCACCGCTTCGTGGAAACACGTCTCTGGCTGGGCATCTCAGGCGCCGTGGCGCTGACATTACTCTCTGCGGCGGCGGATAACGCCGTCGTTCACGGCCTGCTGCGCTTTGTTATCGGCTGCATGAGCGGCTGGTCTATGGTACTGATTGCCGCCTGGACCAACGAGCGGCTGGGGCAGCTGGGTAA is a genomic window containing:
- the fghA gene encoding S-formylglutathione hydrolase; this encodes MELLEEHRCFEGRQQRWRHNSTALNCSMTFSIFLPPTEAGVKPPVLFWLSGLTCSDENFTTKAGAQRIAAALGIALVMPDTSPRGDDVADDAGYDLGKGAGFYLNATEQPWASHYRMYDYIRDEMPALIQAEFAVSDRCAISGHSMGGHGALIMALKNPGKYTSVSAFAPIVNPTQVPWGQKAFTHYLGEDVEKWQEWDSCALLLASRAGEAIPTLIDQGDADQFLAGQLQPAVFAEAARQKDWPLTLRIQPGYDHSYYLMASFIEDHLRFHAEHLFT